In the Devosia sp. SL43 genome, one interval contains:
- a CDS encoding zinc-finger domain-containing protein, with protein sequence MAHGTTPHFHNTEGLRQIEVGSKEFQCVGALPPFDHPHVYLDMGKDSEIVCPYCSTHFVFNSRLAAGTASPLSAIYHADAA encoded by the coding sequence ATGGCACACGGCACGACGCCCCATTTCCACAATACCGAAGGCCTGCGCCAGATCGAGGTCGGGTCCAAGGAATTCCAGTGCGTCGGCGCCCTGCCCCCGTTCGACCATCCGCATGTCTATCTCGACATGGGCAAGGACAGCGAAATCGTCTGCCCCTATTGCTCGACGCATTTCGTGTTCAATTCGCGCCTGGCTGCCGGCACGGCCAGCCCGCTCTCCGCCATCTATCACGCAGACGCAGCCTAA
- a CDS encoding GNAT family N-acetyltransferase: MPIRPATEADWPHLWAIIEPIMRDGETFALPRDGDEAVARAYFASPEKVNFVAEEDGVILGASYVRANQQGGGSHIANCGYMTAPAARGRGIARALCAHSIDYCRDQGFKGIQFNFVVSTNEPAVHLWKSLGFDILTRLPKAFHHPVLGYVDGLVMYRAL, from the coding sequence ATGCCAATCCGCCCCGCAACTGAAGCCGACTGGCCCCACCTCTGGGCTATCATCGAACCGATCATGCGTGATGGCGAAACCTTCGCCTTGCCCCGCGATGGCGACGAAGCGGTCGCCCGCGCCTATTTCGCCTCCCCCGAAAAGGTCAACTTCGTCGCAGAAGAGGATGGTGTCATACTTGGCGCGAGCTATGTCCGCGCCAACCAGCAGGGCGGCGGCAGCCACATCGCCAATTGCGGCTACATGACCGCACCGGCAGCCCGGGGCCGCGGCATCGCCCGCGCCCTCTGTGCCCATTCCATCGACTACTGTCGGGACCAGGGCTTCAAGGGTATCCAGTTCAACTTTGTCGTCTCGACCAACGAACCGGCGGTCCACCTCTGGAAGAGCCTGGGGTTCGACATCCTTACCCGCCTGCCCAAGGCGTTCCACCACCCGGTGCTAGGCTACGTGGATGGCCTGGTGATGTACCGCGCGCTTTAG
- a CDS encoding FAD-dependent monooxygenase: MSVSGQIFYVAGAGVSGLTLALALARSGATVIVLERNSVISEFGAGLQISPNARRVLDRLGLDEAIAARSLEPEGIDIYPFGRRSPLVTLTLGQTMRDRFGAPYAVMHRADLVDALYKATRRFANIDILFGVRSWDAVSHANGVTISIDEADGQTRTSRARALVGADGVHSQTRRTLLDGPQAQYQKRVAWRTLLPFDSVAGELALDRVSVLFASGCHIVCYPLPHRRQVNIALFAKAARHTETGTAPTLPSALAESRRIGTILAAAGQTWTPWPLFTVDAPSWHKGNIGLVGDAAHAMVPFQAQGAAMGIEDAAVLAPLLVNESSPETAFARFEAIRRARVTHVAQTALSNGRAFHMAWPFSAARDLVISAQGSEGHLKRLEWLYGHDTSQPTP; encoded by the coding sequence ATGTCGGTCAGCGGCCAGATCTTCTACGTCGCCGGTGCCGGCGTCAGCGGCCTGACGCTGGCCTTGGCGCTGGCCCGTTCTGGCGCCACCGTGATCGTGCTGGAGCGCAATTCGGTCATCTCAGAATTCGGCGCCGGCCTCCAGATCAGCCCCAATGCCCGGCGCGTGCTCGATCGCCTAGGCCTCGACGAGGCCATCGCGGCCCGCAGCCTCGAGCCTGAAGGCATTGACATCTATCCTTTTGGCCGCCGGTCACCGCTGGTGACGCTTACCCTCGGCCAGACCATGCGCGACCGCTTCGGCGCCCCCTATGCCGTGATGCATAGGGCCGACCTGGTCGACGCGCTCTACAAGGCCACGAGGCGCTTCGCCAATATCGACATCCTCTTCGGCGTCCGCTCCTGGGATGCGGTGTCCCATGCCAACGGCGTCACCATTTCCATCGACGAAGCCGATGGCCAGACCCGCACCAGCCGCGCCCGCGCGCTTGTAGGGGCCGACGGCGTCCATTCCCAGACGCGTAGGACGCTGCTCGACGGTCCGCAGGCGCAATACCAGAAGCGGGTCGCCTGGCGCACCTTGCTGCCGTTCGATTCAGTCGCCGGCGAGCTCGCCCTCGACCGCGTCTCGGTGCTGTTCGCCTCAGGCTGCCACATCGTATGCTATCCCCTGCCGCACCGCCGCCAGGTCAACATCGCCCTGTTCGCCAAGGCCGCGCGGCACACCGAAACCGGCACAGCCCCGACCTTGCCCAGCGCGCTGGCGGAGAGCCGACGCATCGGTACCATCCTGGCCGCTGCCGGCCAGACCTGGACGCCCTGGCCGCTCTTCACCGTGGACGCTCCCAGTTGGCACAAGGGCAATATCGGCCTCGTCGGCGATGCCGCCCATGCCATGGTGCCGTTCCAGGCGCAGGGCGCCGCCATGGGCATCGAGGATGCCGCCGTTCTGGCGCCGCTGCTGGTCAACGAATCCAGTCCGGAAACCGCCTTCGCCAGGTTCGAGGCGATCCGCCGCGCCCGCGTCACCCACGTTGCCCAGACCGCGCTGAGTAATGGCCGCGCATTCCACATGGCGTGGCCGTTTTCCGCCGCCCGCGACCTGGTCATTTCAGCGCAGGGAAGCGAAGGCCACCTCAAGCGATTGGAATGGCTCTATGGTCACGATACCAGCCAGCCCACACCCTGA
- a CDS encoding transglutaminase-like cysteine peptidase codes for MYFNKKTLGATLFGAVMALAATITPGLALDTTNVAFVQTASGTTSIPVGHAEFCQQRPSECGANSQVVPAVDLTQGLWQQLLTVNANVNGTVVPVTDDQLYNVAEFWTYPNGYGDCEDYALAKRRDLINAGWPASTLLMAVVKQANGEGHAVLMVRTDRGDLVLDNQVGSIDLWNTTPYKFIKRQSQADSGKWVDMIDSREIVVATAAVN; via the coding sequence ATGTACTTCAACAAAAAGACACTGGGAGCGACACTGTTTGGCGCCGTCATGGCGCTGGCCGCCACGATCACTCCGGGCCTGGCGCTCGATACCACCAACGTCGCCTTCGTCCAGACCGCTTCGGGCACCACGAGCATTCCGGTCGGACATGCCGAATTCTGCCAGCAACGCCCCAGCGAGTGCGGCGCCAACAGCCAGGTTGTTCCGGCGGTCGATCTGACCCAGGGCCTGTGGCAGCAGCTGCTGACCGTCAATGCCAACGTCAACGGCACTGTCGTTCCCGTTACCGACGATCAGCTCTACAACGTCGCCGAATTCTGGACCTATCCGAACGGCTACGGCGATTGCGAAGACTACGCGCTGGCCAAGCGCCGTGACCTGATCAATGCCGGCTGGCCCGCCAGCACGCTGCTGATGGCCGTCGTCAAGCAGGCCAATGGCGAGGGTCATGCCGTACTGATGGTCCGCACCGACCGCGGCGACCTTGTACTCGACAACCAGGTCGGCTCGATCGACCTGTGGAACACCACGCCCTACAAGTTCATCAAGCGCCAGTCGCAGGCCGACTCCGGCAAGTGGGTCGACATGATCGACAGCCGCGAGATCGTCGTGGCAACCGCCGCAGTCAACTGA
- a CDS encoding PilZ domain-containing protein: MLRDELPSPQFIAPVRTRADSNKFQRVKVSVLGRYMLADRREFPCQVLEMSPGDAVVIAPVAGVVGEKVIAYIDHIGRIEGTILNQMDGGFLMDIAASPRKRDKMAAQLTWLANKDILNLPEDRRHERVVPDIRHSTVVLDDGRRYNCKIIDISLSGAAIELDVRPAMGTPVTLGRMRARVVRHFQNGVAVEFASAQEMLTVVQQNLRMN, from the coding sequence ATGCTCAGAGACGAACTTCCCTCACCGCAGTTTATCGCCCCTGTCCGCACCCGCGCCGACAGCAACAAGTTCCAGCGCGTCAAGGTTTCCGTGCTCGGCCGCTATATGCTGGCCGATCGCCGAGAATTCCCCTGCCAGGTGCTTGAAATGTCCCCCGGCGATGCCGTGGTCATTGCGCCAGTTGCCGGCGTAGTGGGCGAAAAGGTCATCGCCTACATCGATCACATCGGCCGTATCGAAGGCACCATCCTCAACCAGATGGATGGCGGCTTCCTGATGGATATCGCCGCCTCCCCGCGCAAGCGTGACAAGATGGCGGCCCAGCTCACCTGGCTGGCCAACAAGGATATCCTCAATCTGCCCGAGGATCGTCGCCACGAACGCGTGGTGCCCGATATCAGGCACTCGACCGTCGTCCTCGACGATGGCCGCCGCTACAACTGCAAGATCATCGATATCTCGCTGTCGGGCGCCGCCATCGAACTCGATGTCCGCCCGGCCATGGGCACGCCCGTCACTCTGGGCCGCATGCGCGCCCGCGTGGTGCGCCACTTCCAGAACGGCGTTGCCGTCGAGTTCGCCTCCGCCCAGGAAATGCTGACCGTGGTTCAGCAGAACCTGCGCATGAACTGA
- a CDS encoding AraC family transcriptional regulator, with translation MQFIERAVWFIENRFAEDITLDDIADVGGVSRFHLSRSFATLTGHSVMGYVRARRLTTAAERLVGGAPDILAVALDAGYGSHEAFTRAFRDQFNQTPEQVRAQGVADPSRLVEPLRIDETLLVELPEPRIEDCRPMRIAGLAERYTFMTNHSIPSLWQRFAPHVGYMPGQIGAFTYGVVADFEEDCSFGYLAGVEVSPNADLDEGMGYIDIPAQRYAIFAHAGHISTMRRTAYSIWAQYFPGSLHVPTGGPSFERYGAEHDAETGHGLVEVWIPIRLD, from the coding sequence ATGCAGTTCATCGAACGCGCCGTCTGGTTCATAGAAAACCGCTTCGCCGAGGACATCACCCTCGACGACATCGCCGATGTCGGCGGTGTCTCGCGTTTCCACCTGTCGCGCAGCTTCGCCACGCTGACTGGCCATTCCGTGATGGGCTACGTCCGCGCTCGCCGCCTGACCACAGCGGCGGAGAGGTTGGTCGGCGGTGCCCCCGACATTCTCGCTGTCGCACTCGATGCGGGCTACGGTTCCCACGAAGCCTTCACGCGCGCTTTCCGCGACCAGTTCAACCAAACTCCGGAACAGGTGCGGGCACAGGGCGTTGCCGATCCCAGTCGGCTGGTCGAACCCCTGCGCATCGATGAAACCCTGCTGGTCGAACTGCCCGAACCGCGGATCGAGGATTGTCGCCCGATGCGTATAGCCGGGCTGGCGGAGCGCTATACCTTCATGACCAATCACAGCATCCCGTCGTTGTGGCAAAGGTTCGCACCGCATGTCGGCTACATGCCCGGCCAGATCGGGGCTTTCACCTATGGCGTCGTGGCCGATTTCGAGGAGGATTGCTCCTTCGGCTACCTGGCCGGTGTCGAGGTCTCGCCAAATGCGGACCTCGATGAAGGCATGGGCTACATCGACATCCCGGCCCAGCGCTACGCCATCTTCGCCCATGCCGGACACATCTCCACCATGCGCCGCACCGCCTATTCCATCTGGGCGCAGTACTTCCCCGGCAGCCTGCATGTTCCAACCGGCGGACCGAGTTTCGAGCGCTATGGGGCGGAGCATGACGCCGAAACCGGCCATGGGCTCGTCGAGGTCTGGATACCGATCCGGCTGGATTAG
- the hisI gene encoding phosphoribosyl-AMP cyclohydrolase, whose product MTQLFADPAALTHDQLEEGTAFAPRFDAAGLVTVVTVEAGSNDVLMVAHMNAQALALTLETGNAHYWSRSRGKIWKKGETSGELQEVVELRTDCDQDAMVLVVNQTGRGAGCHTGRKSCFYRRATLDGGKAVLADTGLPILFDPKAVYGA is encoded by the coding sequence ATGACCCAGCTCTTTGCCGATCCCGCCGCCCTGACCCACGATCAGTTGGAAGAAGGCACGGCCTTTGCGCCGCGTTTCGATGCCGCGGGCCTCGTCACAGTCGTCACCGTCGAGGCCGGCAGCAACGACGTGCTGATGGTCGCCCATATGAACGCCCAGGCGCTGGCGCTGACCCTGGAGACCGGCAACGCCCACTACTGGTCGCGCTCGCGCGGCAAGATCTGGAAAAAGGGCGAGACCTCAGGCGAACTGCAGGAGGTCGTCGAGCTCCGCACCGATTGCGACCAGGATGCGATGGTGCTGGTAGTCAACCAGACCGGGCGCGGCGCCGGCTGCCATACTGGCCGCAAATCCTGCTTCTATCGCCGGGCTACGCTGGACGGTGGCAAGGCAGTGCTCGCCGATACCGGCCTGCCGATCCTGTTCGATCCCAAGGCTGTTTACGGCGCCTAG
- a CDS encoding DUF6949 family protein — protein MTKELLAAAFCIGVGLCIAGAGTHLYQWLSKQQAMLRYDGQSFLGAMGNLAISFICGPYIMLQMGWRHEEDGTISMTSALVSAIVGFSWAFVTGLMIAGAYVAAIY, from the coding sequence ATGACCAAGGAATTGCTGGCGGCGGCATTTTGCATCGGGGTCGGACTGTGCATCGCAGGTGCGGGCACCCATCTCTACCAGTGGCTGTCCAAGCAGCAGGCGATGCTGCGCTATGACGGCCAGAGCTTTCTGGGCGCCATGGGCAACCTGGCGATCAGTTTTATCTGCGGGCCCTACATCATGCTGCAGATGGGCTGGCGGCATGAAGAAGATGGCACCATCTCGATGACCTCGGCACTGGTATCGGCGATCGTCGGCTTCAGCTGGGCCTTCGTCACCGGACTCATGATCGCGGGCGCTTACGTCGCCGCTATTTACTAG
- a CDS encoding TCR/Tet family MFS transporter, with translation MQAATRSRLTLTCILVTILLDMIGVGIIVPVLPELLEDLTGGSSVANAAVIGGYLVFAYAFMQFVFSPVLGNLSDRYGRRPVLLASLLGLTFDYLMMSIAPVVWYLFIGRIIAGIAGAALATATAYMADITPPHKRTHRFGLIGAAFGLGFIIGPVIGGELGELGPRVPFYAAAGLAFANFLFGLLVLPESLPKASRRKFDIRRANPLGAVVSLRAYPSVVWLLAVLFFFQLSAQALPTVFSYFTVEVFHFTSSTIGRSLGAFGLGFAISQAVVAGPLSKGIGEPAVAMIGLLAAVAAFAALGFSEDVYMLYLAIMVGAVSGLAPPAINGVLSRQVPDNSQGELQGAVNAASSLATIIGPLAATQIFSYYTHSPGSPGYFPGAPFIAASASVVVALVLFAFASWRFELGRRPSVADHPHAPEMAPPGQVRVPPLENDEDSDANPPRN, from the coding sequence ATGCAAGCAGCGACTCGCTCCCGCCTGACCCTCACCTGCATCCTGGTGACGATCCTGCTCGATATGATCGGTGTCGGCATCATCGTGCCGGTGCTGCCCGAACTGCTGGAAGATTTGACCGGCGGCAGCAGCGTCGCCAATGCGGCGGTTATCGGCGGCTACCTGGTGTTTGCCTACGCCTTCATGCAGTTCGTTTTCTCGCCAGTGCTTGGCAACCTCTCTGATCGCTATGGCCGCCGTCCCGTGCTGCTGGCGTCCCTGCTCGGATTGACCTTCGATTATCTCATGATGTCGATCGCCCCGGTCGTCTGGTACCTCTTCATCGGCCGCATCATTGCCGGCATCGCCGGGGCCGCCCTGGCGACGGCCACGGCCTATATGGCCGATATCACCCCGCCGCATAAGCGCACCCACCGCTTCGGCCTGATCGGCGCCGCCTTCGGCCTCGGCTTCATCATCGGTCCGGTGATCGGCGGCGAACTGGGCGAGCTAGGCCCACGCGTCCCGTTCTACGCCGCAGCCGGCCTGGCCTTCGCCAACTTCCTCTTCGGCCTGCTGGTGCTACCCGAGAGCCTGCCCAAGGCCTCGCGCCGCAAGTTCGACATCCGCCGCGCCAACCCGCTCGGCGCCGTGGTGTCCCTCAGGGCCTATCCGTCCGTCGTGTGGCTGCTGGCCGTGCTGTTCTTCTTCCAACTCTCGGCCCAGGCCCTTCCTACTGTCTTCAGTTATTTCACGGTGGAAGTCTTCCATTTCACCTCCTCGACCATCGGCCGCAGCCTGGGTGCATTCGGGCTGGGCTTTGCCATCAGCCAGGCCGTCGTCGCGGGCCCCCTGTCCAAGGGCATCGGCGAACCCGCTGTGGCCATGATCGGCCTCCTGGCAGCGGTAGCGGCCTTCGCGGCGCTGGGCTTTTCCGAAGACGTCTACATGCTGTACCTGGCCATCATGGTCGGCGCCGTCAGCGGCCTGGCGCCGCCGGCGATCAACGGCGTGCTGTCCCGCCAGGTGCCGGATAACAGCCAGGGCGAATTGCAGGGCGCGGTGAACGCGGCGAGCTCGCTCGCCACCATCATCGGTCCGCTGGCCGCGACCCAGATCTTCTCCTACTACACCCACAGCCCCGGCTCGCCGGGCTATTTTCCCGGCGCACCGTTCATCGCGGCCAGCGCCAGTGTCGTGGTCGCCCTGGTACTCTTTGCCTTTGCTTCTTGGCGCTTCGAGCTTGGCAGGCGCCCGAGCGTGGCCGACCACCCGCATGCCCCAGAAATGGCGCCACCCGGACAGGTGCGCGTGCCACCCCTCGAAAACGACGAAGACAGCGATGCCAATCCGCCCCGCAACTGA
- a CDS encoding iron-sulfur cluster assembly scaffold protein, with translation MELSDLYSQKILDLAGNAQQPGRLVEADASSRKVSRVCGSVIEVDLTVRDGVIADYGHEISACALGQTSAAVVAREIVGTPVAEFRQVREQMHAMLKENGAPPSGKWGDLRYLEPVREYRARHVSTLLVFDAVADALEKIESNQAVAAAG, from the coding sequence ATGGAACTGAGCGATCTCTATTCCCAAAAAATCCTCGACCTTGCGGGAAATGCCCAACAGCCCGGCCGCTTGGTCGAAGCCGACGCCAGTTCGCGCAAGGTGAGCCGGGTTTGCGGTTCGGTGATCGAGGTCGACCTTACCGTTCGGGACGGCGTGATCGCCGACTATGGGCACGAGATTTCGGCCTGTGCACTAGGGCAGACCTCGGCCGCGGTCGTCGCGCGGGAAATCGTCGGGACGCCGGTCGCCGAGTTTCGGCAGGTGCGCGAGCAGATGCATGCCATGCTCAAGGAGAATGGCGCGCCGCCTTCGGGCAAGTGGGGCGACTTGCGCTACCTAGAACCGGTGCGCGAGTATCGCGCCCGGCATGTATCGACGCTGTTGGTGTTCGATGCGGTTGCGGATGCGCTGGAAAAGATCGAGTCGAACCAAGCGGTTGCGGCTGCCGGCTGA
- a CDS encoding alpha/beta fold hydrolase codes for MPTFESDGLTLAYESAGDGPPVLCIHGFASSGKVNWIDTGWVETLVGAGYRAITLDNRGHGESDKPYDPERYHPHDMARDAVALLDHLNIDRAAVLGYSMGARIAAFMAFESEERVACVIFGGMGMNLINGLSDGNDIISGLRAPSLDGLTHPTARQFRIFAEHTGADREALAACMETSRQPMARADVRRIAVPVLVAVGEADAMAGPPEPLAEMLPQGEAFVIPKRDHMRATGDRAFKSAALAFLGRTFAANSQS; via the coding sequence ATGCCCACATTCGAATCCGACGGACTGACCCTTGCCTATGAATCGGCCGGCGATGGCCCGCCGGTGCTGTGCATTCACGGCTTCGCCTCGAGCGGCAAGGTCAACTGGATCGACACGGGCTGGGTCGAGACGCTGGTGGGCGCAGGCTATCGCGCCATCACGCTGGACAATCGCGGCCACGGGGAATCGGACAAGCCCTACGATCCAGAGCGCTATCATCCGCATGACATGGCACGGGATGCGGTCGCGCTGCTCGACCATCTCAACATCGATCGGGCTGCCGTGCTGGGATATTCGATGGGCGCCCGCATCGCGGCCTTCATGGCGTTCGAGAGCGAAGAGCGGGTTGCCTGCGTGATATTTGGCGGCATGGGGATGAACCTGATCAATGGCCTCAGTGACGGCAATGACATCATCTCCGGGCTGCGGGCGCCGTCGCTGGATGGCCTGACGCATCCGACCGCGCGACAGTTCCGCATCTTTGCTGAGCATACCGGGGCTGATCGTGAGGCGCTGGCGGCCTGCATGGAAACCTCACGGCAGCCAATGGCAAGGGCAGATGTTCGACGGATCGCAGTGCCGGTACTGGTGGCCGTGGGCGAGGCCGACGCGATGGCCGGGCCGCCAGAGCCATTGGCCGAGATGCTGCCGCAGGGCGAGGCTTTCGTCATTCCCAAGCGCGACCATATGCGGGCCACGGGCGACAGGGCATTCAAGTCTGCGGCGCTCGCCTTCCTTGGCAGGACGTTCGCAGCAAACAGCCAATCGTGA
- a CDS encoding PAS domain-containing protein: MQKTSTRTLYDYWNSIRGSRSAPERKDIDPTRIREALANTFILELDESEKFSFRLAGSHLCTSYCRELKGRSFSALWHERDGDAMETLIRAVTEDHAVALVTFQGTTALHTKVSFETILMPLRHNGSTHTRLLGAMTALDEPYWLGVQPIMEQRITGLRLIWPDDVALDDGARDVATKVVNDVAFGAQTAPLAMPAVVYGRTARRYAHLAVIDGGRQ, translated from the coding sequence ATGCAAAAAACGAGCACCAGAACGCTCTATGACTACTGGAATTCCATTCGCGGGTCGCGCAGCGCACCCGAGCGGAAGGATATCGATCCGACGCGCATTCGCGAGGCCCTGGCCAATACCTTTATTCTGGAACTCGACGAGAGCGAGAAATTCTCGTTCCGCCTTGCCGGCTCCCATCTATGCACGAGCTATTGCCGCGAGCTCAAGGGGCGCTCCTTCTCGGCGCTCTGGCATGAGCGCGATGGCGATGCGATGGAAACGCTGATCCGCGCCGTTACCGAGGATCACGCCGTGGCTCTGGTCACGTTCCAGGGCACCACCGCCCTCCACACCAAGGTCAGCTTCGAGACCATCCTGATGCCGCTGCGGCACAATGGATCGACCCATACTCGCCTGCTCGGCGCCATGACGGCGCTGGACGAGCCCTACTGGCTCGGCGTTCAGCCGATCATGGAACAGCGCATCACCGGCCTGCGCCTGATCTGGCCGGACGACGTTGCGCTCGATGACGGCGCTCGCGATGTGGCGACCAAAGTCGTCAACGACGTGGCCTTTGGCGCACAAACCGCGCCGCTGGCCATGCCCGCCGTCGTCTACGGTCGCACCGCTCGCCGCTATGCCCATCTCGCCGTTATCGACGGCGGCAGGCAGTAA
- a CDS encoding DUF3126 family protein: MNHPEIIKLQKFLQLKFNNKNIDVRPRHKLNDSVEVFIGDESIGLIHADDEDGDKSYIFNMSILDIDLDDVV; encoded by the coding sequence GTGAACCATCCCGAGATCATCAAGCTGCAGAAGTTCCTGCAGTTGAAATTCAACAACAAGAACATCGACGTGCGTCCGCGCCACAAGCTCAACGATTCCGTCGAAGTGTTCATTGGCGATGAATCGATCGGGCTGATCCATGCCGACGACGAAGACGGGGACAAGTCCTACATCTTCAACATGTCGATCCTGGATATCGACCTCGACGACGTGGTCTGA
- the cysE gene encoding serine O-acetyltransferase — translation MTASAKKSANIQAIDPVWEAVRAGARQIVAAEASLANMVISAILNHDTFEQALAHRIAARLHHDDVSADLIRQAFAETLVDAPDVGQNARVDLAATLERDPACHRAVEPLLFFKGYQAIQTHRFANAMFKAGRRDFALYLQSRASQVFQVDINPAVPIGKGIMLDHGTGLVIGETATVGDNVSMLQNVTLGGTGKSDQDRHPKIGNGVLIGAGAKVLGNIKIGDCSRIGAGSVVLKEVPPRVTVAGVPAKVIGEAGCAQPALVMDQMVLVHDLNS, via the coding sequence ATGACGGCCAGCGCCAAGAAGTCAGCCAACATCCAAGCGATCGATCCAGTCTGGGAGGCTGTGCGTGCCGGGGCCCGGCAGATCGTGGCCGCTGAGGCTTCGCTGGCCAATATGGTTATCTCGGCGATTCTCAACCACGACACGTTCGAGCAGGCGCTGGCGCATCGTATCGCTGCCCGGCTGCATCATGACGATGTTTCCGCCGACCTGATCCGCCAGGCTTTCGCTGAGACCTTGGTGGATGCACCGGATGTTGGCCAGAATGCCCGCGTCGACCTCGCGGCGACGCTGGAGCGCGATCCTGCCTGCCACCGGGCCGTGGAACCGCTGCTGTTCTTCAAGGGCTATCAGGCCATCCAGACGCATCGCTTCGCCAATGCCATGTTCAAGGCCGGTCGTCGCGATTTCGCGCTCTACCTGCAGAGCCGTGCCAGCCAGGTGTTCCAGGTCGATATCAATCCGGCCGTGCCGATCGGCAAGGGTATTATGCTTGACCACGGCACGGGCCTCGTCATCGGCGAGACGGCCACCGTCGGCGACAATGTCTCGATGCTGCAGAATGTAACGCTGGGCGGCACCGGCAAGTCCGATCAGGATCGCCATCCCAAGATCGGCAATGGCGTGCTGATCGGGGCAGGGGCCAAGGTATTGGGCAATATCAAGATCGGCGACTGCTCGCGGATTGGCGCCGGCTCGGTGGTGCTCAAGGAAGTGCCGCCTCGGGTGACCGTGGCAGGTGTTCCGGCCAAGGTGATCGGCGAGGCTGGCTGTGCCCAGCCGGCGCTGGTCATGGATCAGATGGTGCTGGTCCACGATCTCAACAGCTAG
- the folE gene encoding GTP cyclohydrolase I FolE produces MDAFTKPIGATATSTTHFPRPTREEAEAAVRTLIAWAGDDPTREGLLETPGRVARAYGEFFAGYEQDAKQTLAKTFKEVGGYDDIVLVKDIPFNSHCEHHMVPFIGKAHIAYLPHDGVVGLSKLARLVEVFARRLQTQENLTAQIIDAINEHLGPRGAAVMLEAEHMCMSMRGVHAHGASTITHRFTGVFAEDRIEQDRFFAMLRR; encoded by the coding sequence ATGGACGCTTTCACAAAGCCGATCGGCGCCACCGCCACCTCGACCACCCATTTCCCCCGTCCGACCCGCGAAGAAGCCGAAGCGGCAGTCCGCACCCTCATTGCCTGGGCCGGTGATGATCCGACTCGCGAAGGCCTGCTTGAAACACCCGGCCGCGTCGCTCGCGCCTATGGCGAGTTCTTCGCCGGTTACGAGCAGGACGCCAAGCAAACGCTGGCCAAGACCTTCAAGGAAGTCGGCGGCTACGATGACATCGTGCTGGTCAAGGACATCCCGTTCAATTCCCACTGCGAGCACCACATGGTGCCGTTCATCGGCAAAGCCCATATCGCCTACCTGCCGCATGACGGCGTCGTCGGCCTCTCCAAGCTGGCCCGCCTCGTGGAGGTCTTCGCCCGCCGCCTGCAGACGCAGGAAAACCTGACGGCGCAAATCATCGACGCCATCAACGAGCATCTTGGTCCGCGTGGCGCGGCGGTCATGCTTGAGGCCGAGCACATGTGCATGTCCATGCGTGGCGTTCACGCCCACGGCGCATCGACAATCACCCATCGCTTTACGGGCGTCTTCGCCGAAGACCGTATCGAGCAGGATCGCTTCTTTGCCATGCTTCGCAGGTGA
- a CDS encoding rhomboid family intramembrane serine protease, producing MSEQDRPPQDLQHAGREPVFLLPGSVTAVIGVLVAIHLASTLVLNQEGLLQLMFWFAFQPARILYFSDDPSIAIPLIWQPFSHALLHGGWDHLLINCAWFAIFATPVARRYGAGPMLAIFFISAAAGAALFAATSINSGAYLIGASGGVAGLTGAAIRFIFQPVIVAQHPETGQRIVVGRKLASFGDLWRDSRARMFTIIWVALNAAVPLLPLLTGQQVGVAWQAHLGGFAAGILMVGLFERKS from the coding sequence ATGAGTGAACAAGATCGTCCGCCGCAAGACCTCCAGCATGCTGGGCGTGAGCCGGTGTTTTTGCTGCCGGGTTCGGTGACGGCCGTTATCGGCGTCCTGGTGGCCATTCACCTTGCGTCAACCCTGGTGCTTAACCAGGAGGGTCTGCTGCAGCTGATGTTCTGGTTCGCCTTCCAGCCTGCGCGGATCCTCTATTTTTCCGATGACCCATCCATCGCCATCCCCTTGATCTGGCAGCCTTTCAGCCACGCATTGCTGCATGGCGGGTGGGATCACCTGCTGATCAACTGCGCCTGGTTCGCCATCTTCGCGACGCCGGTGGCGCGGCGCTACGGGGCAGGGCCGATGCTGGCCATATTCTTCATCTCGGCGGCGGCAGGCGCAGCATTGTTCGCCGCAACCTCAATCAATTCAGGGGCTTACCTGATTGGCGCATCCGGCGGTGTCGCCGGACTGACCGGGGCGGCGATCCGCTTCATCTTCCAGCCGGTCATCGTGGCGCAGCATCCCGAGACCGGGCAGCGCATTGTCGTGGGGCGAAAGCTTGCCAGCTTTGGCGACCTGTGGCGCGACAGCCGGGCGCGGATGTTTACCATCATCTGGGTTGCACTCAACGCCGCGGTACCACTGCTGCCGCTGCTCACGGGGCAGCAGGTCGGGGTAGCGTGGCAGGCGCATCTGGGAGGCTTTGCCGCGGGCATCCTGATGGTGGGACTATTCGAGCGGAAGAGCTAG